In Glandiceps talaboti chromosome 14, keGlaTala1.1, whole genome shotgun sequence, a single genomic region encodes these proteins:
- the LOC144445220 gene encoding 2-Hydroxyacid oxidase 1-like: MEEENKMVCVDDFETYAKQKLPYISWAHYCSGAGCEVTLQNNRIAYERLFLKPRMLRDVSKRSLSTTILGSPVHAPICIAPTAYHGLAHPDAEVATAAAAANMNTIMIMSSISTKSMEEIIAAKPGGTKWLNIFIWPNREVMKDMVKRAERSGVKALVVSIDIPALGVKRRLEYVGGLSKIPNFRHGNLERYFPKLCGSKDKVAYELLFGDPAGTWEDITWLQTLTKLPIVLKGIMTVEDAVLAVKYGVQGILVSNHGGRQLDGVPATIDVLADIVQAVGDQLEVYLDGGIRQGTDVMKALALGARAVFIGRPILYGLTYKGTDGVKQVLQTLNEELSTAMALSGCTQISDITSSLIELNLLSSKL, translated from the exons ATGGAGGAAGAAAACAAAATGGTATGTGTTGATGATTTTGAAACATACGCGAAACAAAAATTGCCATATATATCGTGGGCGCATTACTGCTCTGGTGCAGGCTGTGAAGTCACTCTGCAAAACAACAGGATTGCATATGAAAG GTTATTCCTGAAACCACGTATGTTAAGAGACGTTTCAAAACGAAGTCTGTCTACAACAATACTTGGTTCTCCGGTCCATGCACCAATCTGTATAGCACCAACAGCATACCATGGGTTAGCACATCCTGATGCAGAAGTCGCAACAGCTGCTG CTGCAGCCAATATGAATACCATAATGATCATGAGTTCGATATCTACCAAATCTATGGAAGAAATCATTGCTGCAAAACCAGGTGGCACAAAGTGGTTGAACATTTTCATATGGCCAAATCGCGAGGTTATGAAAGATATGGTGAAACGGGCTGAGAGGTCGGGTGTTAAAGCACTGGTTGTTTCAATTGACATTCCAGCGCTGGGGGTGAAAAGACGACTGGAATACGTAGGAGGACTTTCGAAAATACCTAACTTTAGACATGGTAATCTGGAAAGATATTTTCCAAAG TTATGTGGTTCCAAAGATAAAGTGGCATATGAACTTCTCTTCGGTGATCCAGCCGGCACGTGGGAGGATATAACTTGGCTACAAACTCTCACCAAACTACCAATAGTCCTAAAAGGTATTATGACCGTTGAGGACGCTGTGTTGGCAGTCAAATATGGTGTACAAGGAATTCTTGTATCTAATCATGGTGGCAGACAATTAGATGGTGTTCCAGCAACG ATTGATGTTCTTGCTGACATTGTCCAGGCTGTTGGTGACCAGTTAGAAGTCTACCTAGATGGCGGTATACGACAAGGTACTGACGTAATGAAAGCATTGGCTTTGGGTGCCAGGGCAGTGTTCATTGGTCGACCAATACTGTATGGATTAACATATAAG GGTACAGACGGGGTCAAACAGGTTCTTCAAACTCTAAATGAAGAACTAAGTACTGCTATGGCTTTATCAG GATGTACTCAAATATCTGATATTACGTCATCACTTATAGAACTGAATCTGCTTTCATCGAAACTGTAA
- the LOC144445221 gene encoding enoyl-[acyl-carrier-protein] reductase [NADPH] FabL-like, producing MATVDRSGYGRTLEPKYGVVTGGTRGIGFGIAQKLAADGFNLILGYNANDDAALASKANLESRYGVQIYTVKGDVAEEATITAIFECVEKHFGGKLHAFVHNAGLYLGFTTKPESDQAKKAAGYPTGHLDGNFAQWDYYQNVYPKCFLKCVAKCMEYMEDGKGRIVAISTPGCNVCQTPRPGSFITGQAKASMEFFVRYMSLRLAERRISVNCVIPGYVKTDAWEALRQSEKSTDPDDVAIKLTPMKMWGDPSDIGEAVAFLCSPKASFITGTALPVDGGLHLK from the coding sequence ATGGCCACAGTGGACCGAAGTGGATATGGACGTACGCTTGAGCCGAAATACGGTGTTGTTACAGGTGGTACTCGGGGCATCGGCTTTGGAATTGCTCAGAAACTTGCCGCTGATGGATTCAACCTGATACTGGGCTATAACGCTAATGATGACGCTGCTCTGGCAAGTAAGGCCAACTTGGAGTCACGTTACGGTGTACAAATATACACTGTAAAGGGCGACGTGGCGGAAGAGGCGACGATTACTGCCATCTTCGAATGTGTGGAAAAGCATTTTGGAGGCAAGTTACACGCATTTGTTCACAATGCTGGTCTTTATCTCGGTTtcactaccaaaccagagagcgACCAAGCCAAGAAAGCTGCTGGGTATCCCACTGGTCATCTCGACGGCAACTTTGCACAGTGGGACTACTACCAAAACGTCTATCCGAAATGTTTTCTGAAATGCGTTGCAAAATGCATGGAATATATGGAAGACGGGAAAGGCCGTATCGTTGCCATCTCTACTCCAGGTTGCAACGTGTGTCAGACACCTCGCCCAGGGTCCTTTATCACGGGACAGGCGAAGGCTTCAATGGAGTTCTTTGTCCGGTACATGTCGCTAAGACTGGCGGAAAGACGAATATCCGTCAACTGCGTTATTCCAGGTTATGTGAAAACCGACGCCTGGGAGGCTCTACGCCAGTCGGAGAAATCAACGGACCCAGATGACGTAGCTATTAAACTTACACCTATGAAAATGTGGGGTGACCCTAGCGATATTGGCGAAGCTGTCGCCTTTCTTTGTTCTCCAAAAGCTTCCTTTATCACCGGAACAGCTCTACCAGTAGACGGCGGCCTGCATCTGAAATAA